From Leifsonia sp. fls2-241-R2A-40a, one genomic window encodes:
- a CDS encoding Gfo/Idh/MocA family oxidoreductase encodes MPSPTVRIGLIGAGGIAGAHVAGYLRNPETVAFAAVADPVRESAELRAGDSGAAIYSDYTTMLAEADIDAVDICLPHHLHKDAIVAAARAGKHILCEKPLCLTPEEAAEVDAAVTEAGVTLMCAHNQLFLPAVATAKELLESGVLGRVYEVRTTDSFFNDFDPSNMGWRAHAATSGGGELIDTGYHPTYLLLHLAGGSPVEVTALLATHRLSFMEGEDSAQVLVRFDNGVIGSLVTSWAYEPADGTEKFSVVGDLGSLTSDGTSLSYRLRGDTEPTVLELEPVHEFGEEIAHFAHSILNGTRPLHTQKEGIEVLGIILAAYESAQSKTIAPVRTVRELVAASDE; translated from the coding sequence ATGCCCAGCCCCACCGTCCGCATCGGCCTCATCGGAGCCGGCGGCATCGCCGGCGCCCACGTCGCCGGTTACCTCCGCAACCCTGAGACCGTCGCATTCGCCGCCGTCGCCGACCCGGTCCGCGAGTCCGCCGAACTGCGCGCGGGCGACTCCGGCGCCGCGATCTACTCGGACTACACGACGATGCTCGCCGAGGCGGACATCGACGCCGTCGACATCTGCCTGCCCCACCACCTGCACAAGGACGCGATCGTCGCGGCCGCCCGCGCCGGCAAGCACATCCTGTGCGAGAAACCGCTCTGCCTCACCCCCGAAGAGGCAGCCGAGGTGGATGCGGCGGTCACGGAAGCAGGCGTCACCCTGATGTGCGCTCACAACCAGCTGTTCCTCCCCGCCGTCGCCACGGCCAAGGAGCTCCTCGAGTCCGGCGTGCTCGGGCGCGTCTACGAGGTGCGCACCACCGACAGCTTCTTCAACGATTTCGACCCGTCGAACATGGGATGGCGCGCCCACGCCGCAACGAGCGGCGGCGGCGAGCTGATCGACACCGGCTACCACCCCACCTATCTGCTGCTGCACCTGGCCGGCGGCTCGCCGGTCGAGGTCACCGCCCTGCTCGCCACCCACCGGCTCAGCTTCATGGAGGGCGAGGACTCGGCCCAGGTGCTGGTCCGCTTCGACAACGGGGTGATCGGCAGCCTGGTCACCAGCTGGGCCTACGAGCCGGCCGACGGCACCGAGAAGTTCTCCGTCGTCGGCGACCTCGGCAGCCTGACCAGCGACGGCACCTCCCTCAGCTACCGGCTGCGCGGCGACACCGAGCCGACGGTCCTCGAGCTGGAACCCGTGCACGAGTTCGGCGAGGAGATCGCACACTTCGCGCACAGCATCCTGAACGGCACCCGGCCGCTGCACACGCAGAAGGAAGGGATCGAGGTGCTGGGCATCATCCTGGCGGCCTACGAGTCGGCGCAGAGCAAGACGATCGCGCCGGTGCGGACCGTACGCGAACTCGTGGCGGCGAGCGACGAGTGA
- a CDS encoding Gfo/Idh/MocA family oxidoreductase, whose protein sequence is MSHPLTVAAIGFWHVHAGDYVRNVQEHPDTTLVAVWDDDEQRGRTAADQYGVEFVADLDDLLARPGLDAVTVTTATDQHTDVISRAIRAGKHVFTEKILAPTVEESEELVDASRRAGVALVVSLPRLSDDYTVAIERVLDEGSLGELTYSRVRLAHDGWVGGWLPERFGDPVAAIGGALTDLGCHPAYLTRLFHRAEPLSLSASYGHVTGRAVEDNAVVTAEFPDGRLGVFEASVVTTPGAFTIELRGTAATLTFGFGGDRLLAKGGAFGDEWQELPLPERRPGAFAQWVQHIHDGTTADDNLRHAVELTRIVVAANESAATGRVVQLTGEPVTRA, encoded by the coding sequence ATGTCCCATCCACTCACCGTCGCAGCGATCGGCTTCTGGCACGTGCACGCGGGCGACTACGTCCGCAACGTTCAGGAGCACCCCGACACCACCCTCGTCGCCGTCTGGGACGACGACGAGCAGCGCGGCCGCACCGCCGCCGACCAGTACGGCGTGGAGTTCGTCGCCGATCTCGACGACCTGCTCGCGCGTCCCGGACTCGACGCCGTGACCGTCACCACCGCGACCGACCAGCACACCGACGTCATCTCCCGCGCGATCCGCGCAGGCAAGCACGTCTTCACGGAGAAGATCCTCGCCCCGACGGTCGAGGAGTCCGAAGAGCTGGTCGACGCATCCCGCCGTGCCGGCGTCGCACTCGTGGTCTCGCTCCCGCGGCTGTCGGACGACTACACCGTCGCGATCGAACGAGTCCTCGACGAAGGGTCGCTCGGCGAGCTCACCTACTCGCGGGTGCGCCTGGCCCACGACGGCTGGGTCGGCGGCTGGCTGCCCGAGCGGTTCGGCGACCCCGTGGCTGCGATCGGCGGAGCGCTCACCGACCTCGGATGCCACCCGGCGTACCTCACCCGGCTGTTCCACCGGGCGGAACCGCTCTCCCTCTCGGCGAGCTACGGTCACGTCACCGGCCGCGCGGTGGAGGACAACGCGGTGGTCACCGCGGAGTTCCCGGACGGCCGACTCGGGGTGTTCGAGGCGAGCGTCGTCACCACCCCCGGCGCGTTCACGATCGAGCTGCGCGGCACAGCCGCCACGCTCACCTTCGGCTTCGGCGGCGATCGCCTCCTCGCGAAGGGCGGCGCGTTCGGTGACGAGTGGCAGGAGCTCCCGCTCCCCGAGCGGCGCCCCGGCGCGTTCGCGCAGTGGGTCCAGCACATCCACGACGGGACGACAGCCGACGACAACCTGCGTCACGCCGTCGAACTCACGCGGATAGTCGTCGCGGCCAACGAGTCCGCAGCGACCGGTCGCGTGGTCCAGCTGACCGGCGAGCCGGTGACCCGTGCCTGA
- a CDS encoding phosphodiesterase, with translation MKTRIAEYPRPDHFLLHISDTHLLAGGERLYGSVDSEQHLRALLHEVESSGGRPEAIVFTGDLADRGQPDAYARLRALVDPAAERMGARVIWVMGNHDDRSSFRQGLLDELGDVSPVDDVFWIGGLRVIVLDSTVPGHHYGDVSESQLDWLAAELASAAPEGTILAMHHPPIPSVLDLAVSVELRDQSQLREVLEGSDVRSILAGHLHYSSTATFAGIPVSVASASCYTQDLNVPVGGTRGRDGAAAFNLVHVYPNTVLHSVVPLGQYPALDYVDAEESARRLAADGIRIPPAARRETPTEPIRILT, from the coding sequence GTGAAGACGCGAATCGCGGAGTATCCGCGGCCGGACCACTTCCTCCTCCACATCAGCGACACCCACCTGCTGGCGGGAGGTGAACGGCTGTACGGATCCGTCGACAGCGAGCAGCACCTGCGTGCGCTCCTCCACGAGGTGGAGTCGTCAGGCGGACGCCCAGAGGCGATCGTCTTCACGGGCGATCTGGCCGACCGCGGCCAGCCCGATGCGTACGCGCGGCTGCGTGCCCTGGTCGACCCGGCCGCCGAGCGGATGGGCGCCCGCGTCATCTGGGTGATGGGCAACCACGACGACCGCTCGTCCTTCCGGCAGGGCCTGCTCGACGAGCTGGGCGACGTCTCGCCGGTCGACGACGTGTTCTGGATCGGCGGCCTGCGGGTGATCGTGCTCGACTCGACGGTGCCGGGTCACCACTATGGCGACGTCAGTGAGTCGCAGCTGGACTGGCTCGCGGCCGAGCTGGCGAGCGCGGCACCGGAGGGCACCATCCTCGCGATGCACCACCCGCCCATCCCGAGCGTGCTCGATCTGGCGGTCTCGGTGGAGCTCCGGGATCAGTCGCAGCTGCGCGAGGTGCTCGAGGGCAGCGACGTGCGCAGCATCCTCGCCGGGCACCTGCACTACTCGTCCACGGCGACGTTCGCCGGGATCCCCGTGTCCGTCGCGTCGGCCAGCTGCTACACGCAGGATCTCAACGTGCCGGTCGGGGGGACGCGCGGCCGCGACGGCGCCGCCGCCTTCAACCTGGTGCACGTGTACCCCAACACCGTGCTGCATTCGGTGGTGCCGCTGGGCCAGTACCCGGCGCTCGACTACGTGGATGCGGAGGAGTCGGCCCGCCGCCTCGCCGCCGACGGCATCCGCATCCCGCCGGCCGCACGTCGCGAGACTCCGACCGAGCCCATCCGCATTCTCACCTGA
- a CDS encoding stealth family protein — protein MAELPPASLSDQPEPVVLPNDPGIGTPRLTRDDVVQRKGLYTLVSGPFTPRESMIEDLLAVRDALDAAGLEYLLVRNDDNRLSVALDRRGRKEVSAVLAAAFADEPFYAQSLHSEGEADGVPLLIADGRLSRRKADILRLYRPRLEPIGRLRYGAETAFQLEFWRFGDDEIVAPTSNALMRPRLPRSEAVEAEVELYGRRWRTLQHMFDPLASDVAFDVDIVFSWVDGSSAEFQRKRAARMAAYVVGEGDDNEARFRQIDELKYALRSVHMFAPWIRNIYIATDSPVPSWLDPEHPRIHIMRSEDFFADTSTLPTHNSHAVESQLHHIPGLSEHFLYSNDDMFFGRPLSPDIFFSPGGITKFVEAGTRIGLGETDPARSGFENAARVNRRLLWERFGAVTTRHLEHCAAPLRISVLQEMEREFAEDFRRTAASPFRSATDISVTNSLYHYYALMAGRAVTQTQAKVLYIETTLRQAPDMMRRLLKKRDQDMFCLNDGSKPEIDPEERTRIVTDFLERYFPFPAPWERLT, from the coding sequence ATGGCTGAGCTTCCTCCCGCATCCCTTTCCGACCAGCCCGAGCCCGTCGTCCTCCCGAACGACCCCGGCATCGGCACGCCCCGATTGACCCGCGACGATGTCGTGCAGCGCAAGGGGCTGTACACCCTTGTCTCCGGCCCGTTCACGCCGCGAGAGTCCATGATCGAGGACCTCCTGGCCGTCCGGGACGCGCTGGATGCGGCAGGCCTCGAGTACCTGCTCGTCCGCAACGACGACAACCGCCTGAGCGTGGCGCTGGACCGCCGCGGACGCAAGGAGGTCTCCGCGGTGCTCGCGGCCGCCTTCGCCGACGAGCCCTTCTACGCCCAGAGCCTCCACTCCGAGGGGGAGGCCGACGGCGTCCCCCTGCTCATCGCCGACGGACGCCTGTCCCGCCGCAAGGCCGACATCCTGCGGCTGTACCGTCCGCGCCTGGAGCCGATCGGGCGCCTCCGCTATGGCGCCGAAACGGCGTTCCAGCTGGAGTTCTGGAGGTTCGGCGACGACGAGATCGTCGCCCCGACCTCCAACGCGCTCATGCGTCCCCGCCTGCCGCGCAGCGAGGCCGTCGAGGCCGAGGTGGAGCTCTACGGGCGCCGCTGGCGGACCCTCCAGCACATGTTCGATCCGCTCGCCAGCGACGTCGCCTTCGACGTCGACATCGTGTTCTCCTGGGTGGACGGCTCCAGCGCCGAGTTCCAGCGCAAGCGGGCCGCGCGCATGGCGGCCTACGTGGTCGGCGAGGGCGACGACAACGAGGCCCGGTTCCGGCAGATCGACGAGCTGAAGTACGCGCTCCGCAGCGTCCACATGTTCGCCCCGTGGATCCGCAACATCTACATCGCGACCGACTCGCCCGTGCCGTCGTGGCTCGACCCGGAGCATCCGCGCATCCACATCATGCGCAGCGAGGACTTCTTCGCCGACACCTCGACGCTGCCCACCCACAACTCGCACGCCGTCGAGAGCCAGCTCCACCACATCCCGGGCCTGTCGGAGCACTTCCTCTACTCCAACGACGACATGTTCTTCGGGCGCCCGCTCTCGCCCGACATCTTCTTCTCGCCCGGCGGCATCACGAAGTTCGTCGAGGCCGGAACGCGCATCGGCCTGGGCGAGACGGATCCGGCACGCAGCGGCTTCGAGAACGCAGCACGCGTCAACCGCCGGCTGCTGTGGGAGCGCTTCGGCGCGGTCACGACCCGCCACCTGGAGCACTGCGCCGCCCCGCTGCGGATCAGCGTGCTGCAGGAGATGGAGCGCGAGTTCGCGGAGGACTTCCGCCGCACCGCCGCCAGCCCCTTCCGGTCGGCGACCGACATCTCCGTCACCAACTCGCTGTACCACTACTACGCGCTGATGGCGGGTCGTGCGGTGACGCAGACGCAGGCGAAGGTGCTGTACATCGAGACGACGCTGCGGCAGGCGCCCGACATGATGCGCCGGCTGCTGAAGAAGCGCGATCAGGACATGTTCTGCCTCAACGACGGCTCGAAGCCCGAGATCGACCCCGAGGAGCGCACGCGGATCGTCACCGACTTCCTGGAGCGCTACTTCCCGTTCCCCGCCCCCTGGGAGCGCCTCACCTGA
- a CDS encoding ABC transporter ATP-binding protein → MLLPIASTSTVRATGARLIRQHRGGLSVVLVLHTLAAVAGLAGPALIGVVIDGVTGHTLGGSGIDTIAFILLGAIICQAVLIRFAQRQSMALGEGVFAQLREEFLATVARLPLSTVEAAGTGDLLARTTNDIQSVAQTVRFGVPRILVAGVTAVLTVVAAFLVNPAVAVAMFAGVPILIVAARWYLKRSGPGYQRQLASYATLGGTISETVDGVRTIEALSLAPAQRAKVDAALRERRESEWYTLWLRSWFFPSTDIAFLLPVIVVLVWGAFLVGSGAATIGAVTAVALYAMQLVSPVDELISWLDEIQVGTTALSRIIGVADVPEDRHATGEQPADEHVLAKDVRFSYREGTEVLHGVTLDLAVGERVAIVGPSGSGKSTLGRLMAGIAEPSDGRITVGGVRLVDLPLDDLRSHVALVTQEHHVFVGTIAENLSLAKPGAGRDELARALRVVDALRWVAAMPKGLDTVVGSGGVVLTPAQAQQLALARLVLLDPHTLILDEATSLLDPTAARDLERAMNRVLEGRTVVAIAHRLHTAHDADRIAVVRDGYVEELGSHTELVAAGGAYAELWASWHGGGR, encoded by the coding sequence ATGCTGCTTCCGATCGCTAGCACCAGCACGGTCCGGGCCACCGGCGCCCGGCTCATCCGCCAGCACCGAGGTGGCCTCTCGGTCGTGCTCGTGCTGCACACGCTCGCCGCCGTGGCCGGACTCGCCGGACCGGCCCTGATCGGCGTGGTCATCGACGGAGTCACCGGCCACACCCTCGGCGGCAGCGGCATTGACACGATCGCCTTCATCCTGCTCGGAGCGATCATCTGCCAGGCCGTGCTCATCCGCTTCGCGCAGCGCCAGTCGATGGCGCTCGGCGAGGGCGTGTTCGCGCAGCTGCGGGAGGAGTTCCTCGCCACCGTCGCGCGCCTTCCGCTCTCCACGGTCGAAGCGGCCGGGACGGGCGACCTGCTCGCACGCACCACCAACGACATCCAGTCGGTGGCGCAGACCGTCCGGTTCGGCGTCCCCCGCATCCTCGTCGCCGGTGTGACCGCCGTGCTCACCGTGGTCGCCGCGTTCCTGGTCAACCCCGCGGTGGCCGTCGCGATGTTCGCGGGAGTCCCCATCCTGATCGTCGCCGCGCGGTGGTACCTCAAGCGTTCCGGTCCCGGGTATCAGCGCCAGCTCGCCTCGTACGCCACCCTCGGCGGCACCATCAGCGAGACCGTGGACGGCGTGCGCACCATCGAGGCGTTGAGCCTCGCACCGGCGCAGCGGGCCAAGGTCGACGCGGCCCTCCGCGAGCGGCGCGAGTCGGAGTGGTACACGCTGTGGCTGCGCTCCTGGTTCTTCCCGAGCACCGACATCGCGTTCCTGCTGCCGGTGATCGTCGTGCTCGTCTGGGGAGCGTTCCTGGTCGGCTCGGGCGCCGCCACCATCGGCGCCGTCACGGCGGTCGCGCTCTACGCGATGCAGCTGGTGTCGCCGGTCGACGAGCTGATCAGCTGGCTCGACGAGATCCAGGTGGGCACGACGGCCCTCTCGCGGATCATCGGCGTGGCCGACGTCCCCGAGGACCGCCACGCCACCGGCGAGCAGCCGGCGGACGAGCACGTGCTCGCGAAGGATGTGCGCTTCTCCTACCGCGAGGGCACCGAGGTACTGCACGGCGTCACCCTCGACCTCGCGGTCGGCGAGCGCGTCGCGATCGTCGGCCCCTCGGGTTCGGGGAAGTCGACCCTCGGACGCCTGATGGCCGGCATCGCCGAGCCGAGCGACGGCCGCATCACGGTCGGCGGCGTGCGACTGGTCGACCTGCCGCTCGACGACCTCCGCAGCCATGTCGCCCTGGTCACGCAGGAGCACCACGTGTTCGTGGGCACCATCGCCGAGAACCTGTCGCTCGCGAAGCCCGGCGCGGGCCGTGACGAACTCGCGCGCGCCCTCCGGGTGGTGGATGCGCTGCGCTGGGTCGCCGCGATGCCGAAGGGCCTCGACACGGTCGTCGGTTCCGGCGGCGTCGTCCTCACCCCCGCGCAGGCGCAGCAGCTCGCCCTCGCACGGCTGGTGCTCCTCGACCCGCACACGCTCATCCTCGACGAGGCCACCTCCCTCCTCGACCCGACGGCCGCCCGCGACCTGGAGCGCGCGATGAACCGTGTGCTCGAAGGCCGGACCGTCGTCGCCATCGCGCACCGCCTCCACACCGCGCACGACGCCGACCGCATCGCTGTGGTCCGCGACGGGTACGTGGAGGAGCTGGGCAGTCACACCGAGCTGGTGGCCGCGGGAGGCGCGTACGCGGAGCTGTGGGCGTCCTGGCACGGAGGAGGCCGGTAA
- a CDS encoding ABC transporter ATP-binding protein yields MSSVRAARPSASHPPSARPPRGSRIPSARPSEKHLSSVPRFLLWQAARQPATLTAGVLFGVVWMLCQAVWPYLLGRAVDEGVAGDSGRLWLWCGGLLLVAVIQAVTGMLRHRMAVSNWLRSSLGIARLIGYHSAETGPAITATTSSGEIVATVSTDSLRLGAMFDVTARLGGGVVAFIAVSIIMLNASVPLGLAVVIGVPAVALVLALLLRPLRSRQAVWREESGGLTTLGADTVVGLRVLRGIGGEQEFVDRYARQSQRVRAAGVGVAKTQSWLDGLQVLLPGAFLVFIVWFGAHLAVDGAITPGQLTAFYGYATFLVLPLRTAVEAAQTFTAGVVSARRVLAVLRTQPAARDRSETADAPAWGSAIEDLASGVTIEPGRFTAIVDADPDEAAGIATRIGRFDDAVHREAPVLWGGVDHTRVPVRDVRERIVVNDADPHLFGGRLLDGLDTLPVRDRQYTDTSTGRLRRVSAALDAAAATETVDALPEGVHERVAERGRTFSGGQRQRLSLARALLTEAEVLVLIEPTSAVDAHTESQIADRLREARDGRTTVVVTASPLLLDRMDTIAVVRNGRVVGTGTHSDLLRQEDDLGDLYRAIVSRTISAAEPADGEDLDAAWTGSIDALWTATHPVSAQHPGAPGTKATKVKKVKKAAKRKKKGSGDAASDR; encoded by the coding sequence GTGTCCAGCGTCCGCGCTGCCCGCCCGTCCGCCTCCCACCCGCCGTCCGCGCGCCCGCCGCGCGGCTCGCGCATCCCCTCGGCCCGGCCGTCGGAGAAGCACCTCTCGTCCGTTCCGCGGTTCCTGCTCTGGCAGGCGGCCCGTCAGCCTGCGACCCTCACGGCCGGTGTGCTCTTCGGCGTCGTGTGGATGCTGTGCCAGGCCGTCTGGCCGTACCTGCTCGGCCGCGCGGTCGACGAGGGCGTCGCGGGCGACTCGGGCCGGCTCTGGCTGTGGTGCGGCGGCCTGCTGCTGGTCGCCGTGATCCAGGCGGTGACCGGGATGCTGCGCCACCGGATGGCCGTGTCGAACTGGCTGCGCTCGTCGCTCGGCATCGCTCGGCTGATCGGCTACCACTCGGCCGAGACCGGTCCGGCGATCACCGCCACGACGTCGTCGGGCGAGATCGTCGCGACGGTCAGCACCGACTCCCTGCGGCTGGGCGCGATGTTCGACGTCACCGCGCGCCTCGGCGGCGGAGTGGTCGCCTTCATCGCCGTCTCGATCATCATGCTGAACGCGTCCGTGCCGCTCGGGCTCGCCGTCGTCATCGGCGTGCCCGCGGTCGCGCTCGTGCTGGCCCTACTGCTGCGGCCCCTGCGCAGTCGTCAGGCCGTCTGGCGGGAGGAGTCGGGCGGGCTCACCACGCTCGGCGCCGACACGGTGGTCGGCCTGCGGGTGCTGCGCGGGATCGGCGGCGAGCAGGAGTTCGTGGACCGGTACGCGCGGCAGTCGCAGCGCGTCCGCGCCGCGGGCGTCGGCGTGGCGAAGACGCAGAGCTGGCTCGACGGGCTCCAGGTACTCCTGCCCGGCGCGTTCCTCGTCTTCATCGTCTGGTTCGGCGCCCACCTCGCGGTCGACGGCGCGATCACGCCCGGTCAGCTGACCGCGTTCTACGGGTACGCCACCTTTCTGGTGCTGCCGCTGCGGACCGCCGTGGAGGCGGCGCAGACCTTCACCGCCGGCGTCGTCTCCGCCCGTCGCGTGCTCGCGGTGCTGCGAACGCAGCCGGCCGCGCGCGACCGGTCCGAGACCGCCGACGCTCCGGCCTGGGGGTCGGCCATCGAGGACCTCGCCTCCGGCGTGACCATCGAACCCGGCCGTTTCACGGCGATCGTGGATGCGGATCCGGACGAGGCCGCCGGCATCGCCACCCGCATCGGCCGGTTCGACGACGCGGTGCACCGGGAGGCACCGGTGCTGTGGGGCGGGGTCGACCACACCCGCGTGCCGGTGCGCGACGTGCGCGAACGGATCGTCGTGAACGACGCCGACCCGCATCTGTTCGGCGGCCGCCTGCTCGACGGGCTCGACACGCTGCCCGTCCGCGACCGTCAGTACACAGACACCTCCACCGGCCGGCTGCGCAGGGTCTCCGCCGCCCTCGACGCCGCGGCGGCGACCGAGACCGTCGACGCGCTGCCGGAGGGCGTGCACGAGCGCGTCGCCGAGCGCGGACGCACCTTCTCGGGCGGCCAGCGCCAGCGGCTCAGTCTCGCCCGCGCGCTGCTCACCGAGGCGGAGGTGTTGGTGCTGATCGAGCCGACCAGTGCGGTGGATGCGCACACCGAGTCGCAGATCGCCGACCGGCTGCGCGAGGCGCGCGACGGCCGGACCACCGTCGTCGTCACCGCCAGCCCGCTGCTGCTCGACCGGATGGACACCATCGCGGTCGTCCGCAATGGACGCGTCGTCGGCACGGGCACGCACAGCGACCTGCTGCGACAGGAGGACGACCTCGGCGACCTGTACCGCGCGATCGTGTCGCGCACGATCAGCGCCGCCGAACCGGCCGACGGCGAAGACCTGGATGCAGCGTGGACCGGATCCATCGACGCCCTGTGGACGGCGACGCATCCCGTCTCCGCCCAGCACCCGGGCGCCCCCGGCACGAAGGCCACGAAGGTCAAGAAGGTCAAGAAGGCCGCCAAGCGCAAGAAGAAGGGTTCGGGCGATGCTGCTTCCGATCGCTAG
- a CDS encoding class II aldolase/adducin family protein, whose protein sequence is MTRLDDEARAHEAEARAAVVRACRHLSAAGLSPGSSGNVSVRVGTRIIATPTGSSLRSVTESELAATPSDNPDVPRPTKELPLHAAMYAAHPEATAVVHLHSPYATAVACLPPGDGGFAQLPPLTPYRVMRLGDVPLVPYAPPGSSELASGVAAAAPGHAALLLGNHGPLVAAASLDAAIDLVEELETASQLTLLLRQAPAVALDAAAVAALTPPGR, encoded by the coding sequence ATGACACGACTCGACGACGAGGCACGGGCCCACGAGGCGGAGGCGCGCGCAGCCGTCGTGCGCGCCTGCCGTCACCTGTCGGCCGCCGGTCTCTCGCCCGGCAGTTCGGGCAACGTGAGCGTCCGCGTTGGCACGCGCATCATCGCGACGCCGACCGGGTCGTCGCTGCGCTCGGTCACGGAGTCGGAACTCGCCGCCACCCCGTCCGACAACCCGGACGTCCCGCGCCCCACCAAGGAACTGCCCCTGCACGCCGCGATGTACGCGGCGCACCCCGAGGCCACCGCGGTCGTGCACCTCCACTCGCCCTACGCCACGGCGGTCGCCTGCCTGCCGCCCGGCGACGGCGGATTCGCCCAGCTCCCGCCGCTGACGCCCTACCGGGTGATGCGACTGGGCGACGTCCCGCTCGTCCCCTACGCACCGCCCGGCAGCTCCGAGCTCGCGTCCGGCGTCGCGGCGGCGGCGCCCGGGCACGCCGCTCTGCTGCTCGGCAACCACGGCCCGCTGGTCGCGGCCGCCTCCCTCGACGCGGCCATCGACCTCGTCGAGGAACTCGAGACGGCGTCCCAATTGACGCTCCTGCTCCGGCAGGCGCCCGCGGTCGCGCTGGACGCCGCCGCCGTCGCCGCGCTCACTCCGCCGGGTCGCTGA
- the otnK gene encoding 3-oxo-tetronate kinase — translation MRLGVIADDVTGACDLAGRVVEAGLPASVLLGVPTDAATFPSDGSGCSVVALKVRTAPVDAAVASSTEAARSLLAAGATLLYQKYCSTFDSTPTGNIGPIADALAAVAAEAGDGTPAVTVGTPSTPCAGRTQYQGVLFVDGVPLAESPMRDHPLTPMRDSNLVRLLAQQTPAPVGLVRWDDVRRGAASVAERVGQVHTLVDALDEGDLDTIAEAVLQLATERPVVAGGGAGVATALARLVASTDAGDAGRGGDASAASVPPVPVTGRLILAGSASAATRGQIAEFPGERHILDPLLLASDSAALSRVRDALAARDDQLAPVLVHASPDVSAAQSELGTERAAALLEDALSELAAFAVDDLGYSHLLIAGGETSGAVTSRLGISRLRIGAQAAPGVPWAVASTGGADGRGHGRTIAVLLKSGNFGAATLFTDAWQVAP, via the coding sequence ATGCGGCTCGGCGTCATCGCCGACGACGTCACCGGGGCCTGCGACCTCGCCGGGCGCGTCGTCGAGGCCGGCCTCCCGGCGAGCGTGCTGCTCGGAGTCCCCACCGATGCGGCGACGTTCCCTTCTGACGGGTCCGGCTGCTCGGTCGTCGCTCTGAAGGTCCGCACCGCCCCGGTGGATGCGGCGGTCGCGTCCTCCACGGAGGCCGCCCGCTCGCTGCTGGCGGCCGGCGCGACCCTGCTCTACCAGAAGTACTGCTCCACCTTCGATTCGACGCCGACCGGCAACATCGGCCCGATCGCGGACGCCCTCGCCGCCGTCGCCGCCGAAGCGGGAGACGGGACGCCGGCCGTCACCGTGGGAACGCCCTCGACTCCCTGCGCCGGGCGCACCCAGTACCAGGGGGTGCTGTTCGTCGACGGTGTCCCGCTCGCCGAGTCGCCGATGCGCGACCATCCGCTGACGCCGATGCGCGACTCGAACCTGGTCCGGCTCCTCGCGCAGCAGACGCCGGCTCCGGTCGGGCTGGTGCGGTGGGACGACGTTCGGCGCGGCGCGGCGAGCGTCGCGGAACGGGTCGGTCAGGTCCACACGCTCGTGGATGCGCTCGACGAGGGAGACCTCGACACCATCGCTGAGGCCGTCCTGCAGCTCGCGACCGAGCGACCGGTGGTCGCCGGAGGTGGGGCGGGCGTCGCCACCGCCCTCGCGCGTCTGGTCGCCTCCACCGACGCAGGCGATGCGGGACGCGGTGGCGACGCCAGTGCGGCATCCGTGCCGCCGGTCCCGGTCACCGGCCGCCTGATCCTCGCGGGCAGCGCCTCCGCCGCCACCCGCGGGCAGATCGCAGAGTTCCCCGGCGAGCGCCACATCCTCGACCCGCTGCTACTCGCCTCCGACAGTGCTGCGCTCAGCCGCGTCCGGGATGCTCTGGCCGCGCGCGACGACCAGCTCGCGCCCGTGCTCGTGCATGCCTCCCCCGACGTGTCGGCGGCCCAGAGCGAGCTCGGCACCGAACGGGCGGCCGCCCTGCTGGAGGACGCGCTGTCCGAACTCGCCGCCTTCGCCGTCGACGACCTCGGCTACAGCCACCTGCTGATCGCGGGAGGCGAGACCTCCGGCGCCGTGACCAGCCGCCTGGGAATCTCGCGCCTCCGGATCGGGGCGCAAGCCGCTCCGGGCGTCCCGTGGGCGGTCGCCTCCACCGGCGGCGCCGACGGCAGGGGACACGGCCGCACCATCGCGGTGCTCCTGAAGTCGGGCAACTTCGGCGCCGCCACCCTTTTCACCGACGCTTGGCAGGTGGCACCATGA